A window of Oscillospiraceae bacterium genomic DNA:
TATAAAATACTCAGCGTCGAGAATTCCTGTAGTTGAGATATGTATTATTGTTATCCTTTCCGTCGGAAATGGAGATTGTAGCATTTTCGACGGCAACCTGTTAACTGACACTGCGACATTTTATATTCAGTTTCTTGCCAGGCTTCTTTTCAAAGAAGCCGCGTATACCTTTTCGATAACAAAAGCGCCGCAAATCTGCGGCGCCTGTTTTTGCTTTATTCTGTTGTTACGCTTCTACGCTGCCGCTTCCTTCGGCGGTGCCGTCAAAGGCTTCCGTTGCCGGAGCGTTTTCCGCATTCTCCGCTTCGGCGGAAAGAGCATCCGCTTTATCGAGGAGAGCGCGCATTGAAAGGCTGACTTTTTTCTTTTCCTGGTTTATATCCGTTATTTCGACTTGAACCTCGTCGCCTGACGCAAGAACCTCGGAGGGCTTTGCGATGCGTTTACGGGTAATCTGCGAAATGTGGATGAGTCCGTCAACGCCGGGAACTATCTCGGCAAACGCGCCGAAATCGGCAAGACTCACGATTTTAACCGTGCAAACGTCGCCTATTTTATATTTCTCGTTGAAAATGACCCAAGGATTGGTATCTTCTGTCTTATAACCGAGTGAAATTTTCTTTGTCTCTTTGTTTACGGCTTTGACGAATACGGTAATCGTATCGCCTTCCTTTAATACTTCGCTCGGGTGCTTTATGCGTTTCCAGCTAAGCTCGGAAATATGTACCATTCCGTCAACTCCGCCGAGATCAACAAAAGCGCCGTAAGTCGTAAGAGTTTTCACAACGCCGGTATAAACCTTACCGACCTCGATATCTTCCCAGAACTTGACCGCAGCGGCCTTCTTTTCTTCTCTCTGGACTGCGCGAATCGAGCCGAGAAGCTTATGCTTGGACGGATCAACCTCGAGAATTTTGAATTTGACCTCATCGCCAACAATGCTGGAAAGTTCGGCTGTTTTAGGAAGTCCGGTGAGAGAAGCGGGGATGAATATCTGCTGACCTTGACTGTTGACGAGCACTCCTCCGCGGACGGCCTCTTTGACCTTCCCGGTGAATACATCGCCTGATTCCTGTCCTTCCGAAAGCTTGTGCCATGAAAGACGTGAATCAATACGTTTTTTGGAAACCATAACGGTGCCGTCCGCATCGCTGAATTTCTGAAGTAATACGGTTATTTTGTCACCGACTTTAAACATTTGGTGAAGGTCGGCCGAGTTGTCATCGGTTATTTCGTCTATCGGCAGAATCCCGGTGTGCTTTACGCCCAGATCGAGATGCAATTCGTTCGGCAAAATGCTCGTTATAACGCCCTCTACCTCTTCCCCTGTATTTAAAGTTTTGAATGACTGATCGAGCATTTCCGCAAAGCTCATGTTGTCGTCAAGTATCTTGTCCGACATATGTTTCGCAACCTCCCTGATTATTCTGTCCGGAGTAGACGCCCCGGCGGTGATGCCTATCGTAATATTTGAACCGATAAGTTCCGGGGGGATATCCCGGAAATTGCTGATTCTCTTCGCAGGACAATATTCCTTCGCGATAGAAACCAGCTTTTCGGTGTTCGAACTATTTTCGCCGCCAATTACAAGCATATAGTCGGAATTGGCCGCAATCCTGCGGCAATCCGACTGTCTTTCTTCCGTCACTTTGCATATTGTATCAAAAATAAATAGATTTGTATATAGCTTTTTAGCGATTTTCAAACTTTTTTTATAAATATTTACATTCTGAGTCGTTTGAGCAAGCATTATGGCGGGCAGATCACGATCCTCCGGAAAATATGATTCTTCCAGTTTTTCAGGCGTCGGAGCGATAATTACCTTTGCTCCGGCGGCAAAGCTGACTATTCCTTGTACCTCCGGATGAAACGCGTCGCCGGAAACGATCAGAAGCTTTGCTCCGCGCGCGAGCTCGTCGCGGACAATCAAGTGGATTTTTTTTACATACGGGCATGTCGTGTCAATATATGCGATACCAGAAAATTCAAGTTTTTGTATAAGAGAAAACGGAACTCCGTGAGAACGCAGAACTACCTCGTCCAGCTCCGGTATTAGCGATGGGATATCTTCTTCGCTTATGACACGCGCGCCCTTTGCCTCAAGCTCAGCAATATAATCGTCATTATGAATCAGCTTGCCCAGTAAATTCACGCGCTTGCCGCCGCTTTCGCAAAGCGCGCGTTCGGTCATTGCGGCGGCGCGCCTGACACCAAAGCAAAAGCCCGCGTGTTTTGATATGATAATACTCATACGCGTATCCGTCTTTCTTTAAATTAACATGGATTTCCTGTATTTTGTACCATGAGCTTTCTTGTGCAAGCCCTCGCGATTCTGAAAATAACTCATGCATCGTAAGATTATTATTAATCAGCAAATTATAAACGTGAGAAAGTAAAGTGCTCATATACCATAGCCTTTCTCTCTTTGAGTGGTAATTATTTTATGCGAGTTAATAATAAGCGCGATCATTCCGAGAAAACGGCCGACGATTGCGCGGATTCAATTTCGTCCATTATCTGCGCAAGTATTCTTTCGCTCACTTCTTCGTTTGTTTCCTTTATTCCCTCTATTCCCTCGGATATCTCGGCAAAAACCGGTTTGCCGAAGGAAACAAAGGATTTTCTGAATAATATGCTGCGAAAACCCCGAGTATATATTCCCGTCGGAATAACGGGAGCTTTTGTTATATTGGCAAGAAAGCCTATTCCGTATTTTAACTGACTTTTTTCGGGCTTTTTACCGCGGTAACGTTTTCCCTGCGGAAATATAACAATCACATTTTCTTCCCTCAGCGCTTTGATAGCGGCGCGAAGAGCGGCGGAGTCTTTTCCGTCGCGGTTAATCGGTATAGCGCCGATTTTTTTCATAATGTTCCCGATGAACGGCGTTTTAAAAAGCTCCGCTTTTGCTAAAAAAGTCAACCGACGTGACATATGCGCCGCCACCAGAAACGGATCGATAAACGAAAAATGATTCGGAGCTATTATCACCGCGCCGTTCTGCGGTATGTTTTCCGTTCCCTTTGCTCTGGATCGGAACAAAAAATGAATTATAGGAGCCAGAAAACTCCTTATCTTATCATAATAACTGTTCATTGATCTGCCATTTCGTTATTAAAGCGTTTATTTATTAATACGAGCTACGCATTGCGGCGGATTCCCCCGCTTTTTTACCCGTTGAAAACGCTATCTGAAGATTATATCCGCCCGTATACGCGTCGCAGTTTATTATTTCGCCGCAGAAAAACAAGCGTGGACATATCAGAGATTCCATTGTCTTGGGATTTATTTCTTCCGTGGGGATTCCGCCTGAGGTAATAATAGCCTCGTCGATAGGACGCGTCCCCATGACAGTCAAGGTGAAATCCTTTAACAGTGAGACAAACCGCGCCCTTTCTTCTTTTGTTATCTCGTTTACCCGTTTTTCAGGCGATATTCCGGATAAGGCAACGATTACGGGGATAAGCTTTGCGGGAAGAAGACGGGCAAGCGAATTCGAAAATTCACGGTTTTTATTCTCCGAAAAATCATTGAGCACGCGTCTGTCAAGCGTTTCGCGGTCGAGCGCAGGCTTTAAATCTATCGAAAGCCGGCAGCTTTCACCTCGCTTTAAAATTCCTAACTTCGCGGATGCGCTTAGTATCACCGGACCGCTCACTCCGAAATGAGCGAAAAGCATTTCTCCAAAATCCTCATACAGACATTTGCCGCCGTTATCGTAAAACCTGACCGCCACATTTTTAAGCGAAAGCCCCATAAGCTCCCTGCATACAGCTCCCGCGCATTCAAGCGGCACAAGCGACGGATAAAGCGGTGTCACCGTATGCCCCAGCGCTTTCGCGAAATCATATCCGTCTCCGGTGGAGCCGGTTTTCGGATAGCTTAGCCCGCCGGTCGCAATGATGACTGCGCCGAATGATCTTTCCGTTCCCGCTGTACGCACCAAAAAGCCATTGTCCGTATGTGAAACAGATATTACCCGGGCATTTATTTTTTCAATCAGTCCCGTTGACATCATCTCCCTGACAAGCGCGTCGCGTATATCCTTCGCGCTGTCCGAAACCGGAAAAACTCTTCCGCCACGTTCGGTTTTCAGCTTTACTCCGGCTGATTCAAAAAAAGCGATCGTATCAGAGGGACTGAATGCAGATATAGCCGAATATAAAAAACGGCCGCCGGACGGAATGTTTTCTATAACATCGCGCACATTGCTGTCGTTTGTTACATTGCATCTTCCCTTTCCGGTAATCAAAAGCTTTCTGCCAGGTTCGCTGTTCCGTTCATAAATAACGGCAGAAACTCCCTGCCGCGCGCAAAATACCGCGGCGGTCATTCCGGAAGCCCCGGCTCCTATCACACATACGCGCGCCGTATCATTCGTTTGTTTTATCATAAACCTCATGAGCCTCCCATATAGACTCTAGCTCTCCGTAGATTTTACTGACACTGTCCTTTTTCTTTCTCCCGATCGCAATGATCAACGCGTTGAGCAGGCTGAACGGCGCCGTAAGACTGTCGGCAAAGGAGACCATTTCACTCTGGGCGCACAGACACACATCTGACATCGGAGCAAGAGGCGATTCCATCCCGTCGGTAAGTGATATTATACGCGCGCCCTTTTTACTCGCATACTCGACAGCGCGTATTATACGTTTTGAATAACGCGGAAAGCTTATGGCGAACACGACATCACCTTCCGAAGCGTGAATGAGCTGTTCCAGCAGTTCGACTCCGCTAATCGCTGTGATTTGCCGGACATTTTCGCAAATATGATTCAAATAATAGCCGAGGAACATAGCCAGGGCCGACGAGCTGCGCACTCCGATTATGTATATGCTTCTCGCGGAGCAAATTGCATCGACTGCCGCATCGAAGGCGGCGCGGTCAATGTTCTCAATTGTTCTTTTGATCTTATCTATATCCGAGGACAAAACACTGTCAAGTATGCTGACATTGCCTATTCTCTCGTCCGACAAGGCAATTCTTTGAATTGAAGTGAGCTTGCGGTTGGCGATCTCTTTTAAATATACCGAGAACTCCGGATATCCGTCAAACCCGAGCTCGTCGGCAAATCTCACTACTGTAGACTCGGAAACGCCTACGGTAGCAGCAAGCTTCGCGGCGGTCATATATGCCGCCTTATCGTAATTCTCTGTTATATAATCCGAGAGGCGACGCTGTGATTTTGACAGCTTCACGCTTTCATTTTGCAGGCGGCTTAAAAAATCTCGCATACATCTTTCACCGTGTTTAAAACATTAATAATATATCAGTTTATTTTAATGCCGCACGCTTATAAAATCAAGTGTGTTTTAACTAAAAACAGCTGAATTTGTTAAATTTTCAATTACTATGGAAAATGCAAGGCATATTTGATATAATAAAAAAGCTGTAAGTAAAAATCAGATAGCTGAAAGTTCTAAAATTTTTAAAAACGCCAATATTTAAAGGATCATATAATGAAGACCCAAACCGTAAAAAATGCCTCGGGAATCCGCAAGACATCCTCCCTGGACAGACGTCGTGAAAACAGACGCCGTGAAAACAGACGGCGCTTTTTCTCACGTCTTCCCGCGTATATATTGATTTTTGCGTTTTTTTACGCAATAATTTCGGTTTCATATCTTGCTGTTATCGGCATAAAGCTGCTCCCGGGTCATTCGGCAAAACCCAAAGAAACAATCGTCAAAATTGAAATAGCGCCAAAATCCTCATCAAATAAAAACGGAACATATAAAAAATATATTTCGCAGTTCATGACACCGGACGGAAAGCCGTATCTGCCTATTATAGCAATTAATCCTTTTTCCGAAATGACGGTAACCGGTTCCGGCAAAATCAGAAGCTTTATTTTTTATTCCGGCGAATACGCCAACTTCTCCGACGGAGATATAAACGCGGTTGTCAACGGCACCAACATAAGCCTCTCGGCTCCCTGCCATATAATGAATGGAGAAGTATACCTTCCTGTTGATTTCTATACCACAGATATCATCGGTATTTCACTTGAAATCGATAAAAACGGATACTACATTCTCAGAAAGACCGCCGATAAGCTTGAATATACTCAGAAAACCGCTTCGGTTGAGGCCTCTATTCCTTTGACTTCGGAAATATCAGGCAACACGAAACCCGGCCGTCCAGACGATTTTTCAGATCCTGTCCCGAAGCCCGACTTCATTTCTAATCTCTCGGATTATGAAAAATACATGAATCCCGAAAACAGGGATGATTATTTGATTCTTGTAAACTCAACTCATTCTGTCAGCAACGATTATAAGCCGTCAGATCTGACCGATATCGCGGACACACGTAAAGACCGTGATGCTCAACAGATGTGTCTTGTCGCCGAAAAAGCTCTCGAGGCGCTTTATATCGAAATGCGAGCGAACGGCTTCACCGACGTTTCGGTCACCAGCGGATACCGCAGTTATTATACCCAGGAATACCTTTTCAACAACAGTGTAAATAGTATTATGAGCCGGGACGGCTGTTCCGAAGCCGAAGCGAAAAAGAAAGCCGCCGTCGGAACCGCGCCTCCGGGCACAAGCGAACACCAGACAGGTTTATGCTGTGATATGCATAATCTCGATACTGCCAAGCAGTCATTTGCCGATGAAGCAGCCGCCAAATGGCTTGCGGAAAACGCGCATAAGTTTGGTTTTATCCTGCGTTATCAGAAAGACAAGCAGGATATTACCGGCATTATGTTTGAACCGTGGCATTTCAGATATGTAGGACGGTATCACGCGACAAAAATGTATGAATACAAAATGTGTCTTGAAGAATATTTGGCAAAATACAAAAACAGTTGATTTGAATGTTTATAACTGAGATAATTAATAAAACGGCGATTAATTACCGCTTAAAGAGAGAAAAGCCTCTGGTATATGGGCTTTTCTCTCTTATAAAACGACTTATTTAAATGCCGTTTTAATAATTGCCGTTTAATCATCCATAACACTTGCTGAAGCTCAGTAAGTACTGTTTTTGATAGATGAGGAGCCGAACGACGACTTTGAAAAATAAAGAATATAAATCAGATATTATTTTTACTGAATACGGATATTCATATATTCCTTCCAATAATATTATGTCAAAGTGTGAAAAAGCATTTGCGGATAATTATAAAGTAAATCCATTTTTTGCACTGTATGAATTTGCATTCTCTGATGAGACTGATGATATCAATGATTCTGCGCTGATGTATTTCCATAATATTTCCTCAGAATTTATCAAAGCCGTCGCATCCGATTATTCCGTACAGCTTACGCGTCACTCGAATATTGTACCCAACGCTGAAATCTGTCAATGGCTGACAGATCAGCTTCCATATTCACTCGGTTCTGAAAATGTCACTCGCAAATGGTTTGAACACATATGGGAACAGCTCGGTTTTGTTTTTGATTCACAGATCGCAATTTATAATGGTACGGTCGGAGATTATATCAACAGCCGCAAAGCATCTCAGAATGTTATGGGACGCGTATATTTTCATCTTGTAGAGAATAAAAGTGAAAAATATCCGTTTGCTTTTCTTGCAACATACTGTAGTATGCGTGGAAAAAAATCCATTCAGGAGCCGCTTGGCTCCGCACTTGATGAATTCAAGGGCAATACTGATGAAATATTGAAGCTGCTGCCGACCGTGCTCCGCGCATCAGAAAAAAGTGATTTTATTTCTGAAATTATTAAAAGTGGAGAAATTTTTTCTCCTGTCGGACTTACAAGTAAAGAAGCATACGGCTTTTTAAATGAAATACCGCTTTATAACGAGTGCGGGATACTCTGTCGTATACCTGATTGGTGGAAAAAGCATTCCCGCCGCGCAGGAGTTATGGTCACAGCAGGCGACAAAGCACCGTCAAGAGTTGGCGCAGATGCTCTGATTGCTTTTAACGTGTCTTTAACACTTGACGGAGAGAAACTTTGTAAAGATGAGATCGCTGCCCTGCTTGCGTCGGCAGGAGGACTGGCATTCATTAAAGGCAAATGGGTCGAA
This region includes:
- a CDS encoding M15 family metallopeptidase, giving the protein MKTQTVKNASGIRKTSSLDRRRENRRRENRRRFFSRLPAYILIFAFFYAIISVSYLAVIGIKLLPGHSAKPKETIVKIEIAPKSSSNKNGTYKKYISQFMTPDGKPYLPIIAINPFSEMTVTGSGKIRSFIFYSGEYANFSDGDINAVVNGTNISLSAPCHIMNGEVYLPVDFYTTDIIGISLEIDKNGYYILRKTADKLEYTQKTASVEASIPLTSEISGNTKPGRPDDFSDPVPKPDFISNLSDYEKYMNPENRDDYLILVNSTHSVSNDYKPSDLTDIADTRKDRDAQQMCLVAEKALEALYIEMRANGFTDVSVTSGYRSYYTQEYLFNNSVNSIMSRDGCSEAEAKKKAAVGTAPPGTSEHQTGLCCDMHNLDTAKQSFADEAAAKWLAENAHKFGFILRYQKDKQDITGIMFEPWHFRYVGRYHATKMYEYKMCLEEYLAKYKNS
- a CDS encoding bifunctional 4-hydroxy-3-methylbut-2-enyl diphosphate reductase/30S ribosomal protein S1 yields the protein MSIIISKHAGFCFGVRRAAAMTERALCESGGKRVNLLGKLIHNDDYIAELEAKGARVISEEDIPSLIPELDEVVLRSHGVPFSLIQKLEFSGIAYIDTTCPYVKKIHLIVRDELARGAKLLIVSGDAFHPEVQGIVSFAAGAKVIIAPTPEKLEESYFPEDRDLPAIMLAQTTQNVNIYKKSLKIAKKLYTNLFIFDTICKVTEERQSDCRRIAANSDYMLVIGGENSSNTEKLVSIAKEYCPAKRISNFRDIPPELIGSNITIGITAGASTPDRIIREVAKHMSDKILDDNMSFAEMLDQSFKTLNTGEEVEGVITSILPNELHLDLGVKHTGILPIDEITDDNSADLHQMFKVGDKITVLLQKFSDADGTVMVSKKRIDSRLSWHKLSEGQESGDVFTGKVKEAVRGGVLVNSQGQQIFIPASLTGLPKTAELSSIVGDEVKFKILEVDPSKHKLLGSIRAVQREEKKAAAVKFWEDIEVGKVYTGVVKTLTTYGAFVDLGGVDGMVHISELSWKRIKHPSEVLKEGDTITVFVKAVNKETKKISLGYKTEDTNPWVIFNEKYKIGDVCTVKIVSLADFGAFAEIVPGVDGLIHISQITRKRIAKPSEVLASGDEVQVEITDINQEKKKVSLSMRALLDKADALSAEAENAENAPATEAFDGTAEGSGSVEA
- a CDS encoding MurR/RpiR family transcriptional regulator, translated to MRDFLSRLQNESVKLSKSQRRLSDYITENYDKAAYMTAAKLAATVGVSESTVVRFADELGFDGYPEFSVYLKEIANRKLTSIQRIALSDERIGNVSILDSVLSSDIDKIKRTIENIDRAAFDAAVDAICSARSIYIIGVRSSSALAMFLGYYLNHICENVRQITAISGVELLEQLIHASEGDVVFAISFPRYSKRIIRAVEYASKKGARIISLTDGMESPLAPMSDVCLCAQSEMVSFADSLTAPFSLLNALIIAIGRKKKDSVSKIYGELESIWEAHEVYDKTNE
- a CDS encoding NAD(P)/FAD-dependent oxidoreductase gives rise to the protein MIKQTNDTARVCVIGAGASGMTAAVFCARQGVSAVIYERNSEPGRKLLITGKGRCNVTNDSNVRDVIENIPSGGRFLYSAISAFSPSDTIAFFESAGVKLKTERGGRVFPVSDSAKDIRDALVREMMSTGLIEKINARVISVSHTDNGFLVRTAGTERSFGAVIIATGGLSYPKTGSTGDGYDFAKALGHTVTPLYPSLVPLECAGAVCRELMGLSLKNVAVRFYDNGGKCLYEDFGEMLFAHFGVSGPVILSASAKLGILKRGESCRLSIDLKPALDRETLDRRVLNDFSENKNREFSNSLARLLPAKLIPVIVALSGISPEKRVNEITKEERARFVSLLKDFTLTVMGTRPIDEAIITSGGIPTEEINPKTMESLICPRLFFCGEIINCDAYTGGYNLQIAFSTGKKAGESAAMRSSY
- a CDS encoding lysophospholipid acyltransferase family protein; translation: MNSYYDKIRSFLAPIIHFLFRSRAKGTENIPQNGAVIIAPNHFSFIDPFLVAAHMSRRLTFLAKAELFKTPFIGNIMKKIGAIPINRDGKDSAALRAAIKALREENVIVIFPQGKRYRGKKPEKSQLKYGIGFLANITKAPVIPTGIYTRGFRSILFRKSFVSFGKPVFAEISEGIEGIKETNEEVSERILAQIMDEIESAQSSAVFSE